The Ranitomeya variabilis isolate aRanVar5 chromosome 7, aRanVar5.hap1, whole genome shotgun sequence genome includes a window with the following:
- the LOC143786032 gene encoding uncharacterized protein LOC143786032, whose translation MCDYFELGSMAEDEDRTAVEALIITLNILHDALDKKGWLLAEPGRDYGQRAEKAPLICLQLIEDLIQTLQQIELLKHHTTKSDIGAIGAVYPVPGAPVVGLCQEFWLRHEDLRPCSRPGSLITAAAHILGYDDERWIMARMEEDQRPVLTGRLICDAFEFWMRHKGNYVNGSYTCCGETSVCSVCEDSDMRFFLHSEMDEEQRTVAETSRKATLNVLTDVHRKGLVVDNSHLLQPTVSFPLMSRTLLGNLVETLRTVTFKCDKKPRNKILFAYPAPQDVVYLCPLFWKQKPRLGHGSQIGTLILCVAQMLGYRHILDGTSDAEEPMGVQKGTLLTADDICAVFETWMNHQKPYVEGSYSCCGEKVQDSVCTESFMGLQLRESLREVDDNEEDND comes from the exons ATGTGTGACTACTTTGAGCTGGGGTCGATGGCGGAGGATGAGGACCGGACGGCGGTGGAGGCGCTCATCATTACTCTGAATATTCTGCATGATGCACTCGATAAGAAGGGGTGGCTACTGGCAGAGCCAGGCAGAGACTATGGACAGCGGGCAGAGAAGGCTCCTCTCATCTGCCTGCAGCTCATAGAAGACCTTATTCAGACTCTGCAGCAGATCGAGCTGCTCAAGCACCATACAACCAAGTCTGACATTGGCGCCATTGGTGCCGTCTACCCAGTACCAGGCGCACCCGTCGTTGGCCTGTGCCAAGAGTTTTGGCTTAGACATGAAGATCTGAGACCCTGCTCCCGCCCGGGGTCATTAATCACAGCGGCCGCCCATATTCTAGGGTACGATGACGAGAGATGGATAATGGCCAGGATGGAAGAAGACCAGAGACCGGTCCTAACGGGGCGTCTCATCTGTGATGCCTTCGAATTCTGGATGAGGCACAAAGGAAATTACGTGAACGGTTCTTATACCTGTTGTGGGGAGACGTCTGTATGCTCCGTCTGTGAGGACTCGGATATGAG GTTTTTTCTACATAGTGAAATGGATGAAGAGCAGAGGACTGTGGCAGAAACTTCTAGAAAGGCAACTCTGAATGTCCTGACTGACGTCCACAGAAAGGGTCTCGTGGTGGATAATTCTCACCTACTGCAACCCACGGTATCGTTCCCTCTAATGTCGAGGACCCTTCTAGGAAACCTGGTTGAGACACTGAGGACGGTGACGTTCAAGTGTGACAAAAAGCCAAGAAACAAAATTCTGTTCGCCTACCCTGCGCCCCAGGACGTCGTATATCTTTGCCCCCTCTTCTGGAAACAAAAGCCTCGGTTGGGCCACGGATCTCAAATTGGAACATTAATTCTCTGCGTGGCACAAATGTTGGGCTACAGACACATCCTCGATGGAACAAGTGACGCCGAGGAGCCCATGGGGGTCCAGAAAGGGACCTTACTGACGGCCGATGACATTTGTGCTGTATTCGAAACTTGGATGAACCACCAGAAACCGTACGTGGAGGGTTCCTACTCCTGCTGCGGGGAGAAGGTCCAGGACTCGGTGTGCACAGAGTCCTTCATGGGATTACAGCTAAGGGAAAGTCTGCGGGAGGTCGACGACAATGAAGAAGACAACGACTAA